One window from the genome of Phalacrocorax aristotelis chromosome 28, bGulAri2.1, whole genome shotgun sequence encodes:
- the LOC142048889 gene encoding uncharacterized protein LOC142048889 isoform X2 produces the protein MDAVQAGQTEPAAPRQPEAQERPNRRTVDRLSPELRTEKYVLLSMDGKLLGPELSRIRSEMALPLERPQDLPSSYLRHQRRSLPTLPLAPGPQTPAELRSSSDVLCAGRFPAGLSQLVTGMQTPVSPRRRGSPSAPESDRGDAGR, from the exons ATGGATGCGGTGCAAGCCGGCCAGACCGAGCCCGCGGCCCCGCGGCAGCCGGAGGCGCAGGAGCGACCGAACCGGCGGACGGTGGATCGGCTCAGCCCGGAGCTCCGCACGGAGAAATACGTCCTGCTGAGCATGGACGGGAAGCTGCTGGGACCGGAGCTGAGCCGGATCCGGAGCG AGATGGCCCTGCCGCTGGAGCGGCCCCAGGACCTCCCCTCCAGCTACCTCCGCCACCAGCGCCGCTCCCTGCCCACCCTCCCGCTGGCTCCGGGACCCCAGACCCCCGCCGAGCTCAG GAGCAGCTCGGACGTCCTCTGTGCCGGCCGCTTCCCGGCAGGACTCAGCCAGTTGGTGACTGGGATGCAGACCCCGGTCTCACCGCGACGCCGGGGCAGCCCGTCGGCACCAGAGAGCGACCGGGGGGACGCGGGGCGGTGA